A window of the Tunturibacter empetritectus genome harbors these coding sequences:
- the rlmB gene encoding 23S rRNA (guanosine(2251)-2'-O)-methyltransferase RlmB, with translation MEVLYGLHPVEEAIRAGGRQLDHVSVARERRDERLERLIELCRTAGVRVSLESRDQLTRLARTDAHQGVLAVVRERKFLGIEDLLTPKAEGHHRFFLALDGVEDPHNLGALLRTANGAGVDGVILPERRSAPVTATVAKTSAGASEHVRIARVTNLVRALEQMKQKHVWVLGLDERGTPDYTDYDFKGDCVLVLGREGAGLHDLVKKTCDHLLRIPMAGQVSSLNVSVAGAIVMYEAMRQRRQPAAPPARKPVKERKGLGS, from the coding sequence ATGGAAGTTCTTTATGGGCTGCACCCTGTTGAGGAGGCTATCCGGGCCGGGGGGCGGCAGCTTGACCATGTCAGTGTGGCGCGGGAGCGCCGGGATGAGCGGCTGGAGAGGCTGATCGAGCTGTGCCGGACAGCTGGGGTTCGGGTGTCGCTGGAGTCTCGGGACCAGCTGACCAGGCTGGCACGGACGGATGCACATCAGGGCGTGCTGGCGGTGGTGCGGGAGCGTAAGTTCCTGGGGATCGAGGACCTGCTGACTCCGAAGGCGGAGGGACACCACAGATTCTTCCTGGCTCTCGATGGTGTCGAAGACCCGCACAACCTTGGGGCGCTGCTGCGGACTGCGAATGGAGCGGGCGTCGATGGCGTGATTCTGCCGGAGCGGCGTTCAGCTCCGGTGACCGCGACGGTCGCCAAGACCTCGGCGGGAGCATCGGAGCATGTGCGGATCGCGCGGGTGACGAACCTGGTTCGTGCGCTCGAGCAGATGAAGCAGAAGCACGTCTGGGTTCTTGGACTGGATGAGCGCGGAACGCCGGATTACACCGATTATGACTTCAAGGGCGACTGCGTTCTGGTGCTGGGGCGCGAGGGCGCTGGTCTGCACGACCTGGTGAAGAAGACCTGCGATCACCTGCTGCGGATTCCGATGGCGGGACAAGTGTCGTCGCTCAATGTGTCGGTTGCGGGCGCGATTGTGATGTATGAGGCGATGCGGCAACGGCGTCAACCTGCAGCTCCGCCTGCACGAAAGCCTGTGAAAGAACGTAAGGGATTGGGATCTTGA
- a CDS encoding M1 family aminopeptidase, translating into MKSFSVVSAGGRWLILAAVFGVSFAPAQEAPPADSPPPPQGKVLFDRNLDSPEAKEKEKPPVNQVAVEVTDAERTSLTFTSYDLDVHLTPAESKLAVHARFGVKNSGKVPLTRLVFQISSALSWESFAMQTEGRVAPLTFTQHAIDTDADHTGKATEAVVTLPHRLEPGATLALTGFYSGEVVQSAERLERIGAPLDQAANADWDLIGAERTALRGFGNVLWYPTAAAPVFLGDGAKLFQSVGLNKLRQAEATVRMRLTVEYVGDAPDAAFFCGRREQLVKVSENQNLPVAESPGVATAEFTERPLGFRALSLFITDRAGTVTDNSLISAVTDHYDALPSYSAASTKVQPLLAEWLGAGPLRMLNILDHAGQPFEDDALLVVPMRAATAEVLAPSLVHSLSHAWFGSAHVWLDEGVAQFASLLWVEQAQGRKVAVKQLQQTANTLALVEPGPSSGSSVGMPSGTSSSSSAGASDSDAGQSLILASDEVYYRTKAAAVLWMLRSVVGDDALKRALAAYRTDKMDSDPREFQRVLERSAKRDLAWFFDDWVYRDRGLPDLSIANVTPRALDKIGDKGKGFLVSVEVKNDGDAAAEVPVTVRSGTLTSTQRLRIAGRSSASTRLVFEGTPDEVIVNDGSVPEVTASVHTKQIVAH; encoded by the coding sequence TTGAAGAGTTTTTCTGTTGTTTCGGCTGGAGGCCGCTGGCTCATTCTGGCGGCTGTGTTTGGAGTGAGTTTCGCGCCGGCCCAGGAGGCTCCACCTGCTGATTCGCCTCCTCCGCCGCAAGGGAAGGTACTGTTCGATCGGAATCTGGATTCGCCGGAGGCCAAGGAGAAGGAGAAGCCGCCGGTAAATCAGGTGGCAGTCGAGGTCACCGATGCGGAGCGGACGTCGCTTACCTTCACCTCGTATGATCTCGATGTGCATCTGACTCCCGCGGAGTCGAAGCTTGCGGTTCATGCGAGGTTCGGCGTGAAGAACTCGGGGAAGGTTCCGCTCACGAGGCTGGTGTTTCAGATCTCTTCAGCTCTGAGTTGGGAGAGTTTTGCGATGCAGACCGAGGGGCGTGTGGCTCCTCTCACTTTCACGCAGCATGCGATCGATACCGACGCGGACCATACCGGCAAGGCGACGGAGGCTGTCGTTACTCTGCCTCATCGGCTCGAGCCTGGCGCGACGCTTGCGCTGACCGGCTTCTACTCCGGCGAGGTGGTGCAGTCGGCGGAGCGGCTGGAGCGAATTGGCGCGCCGCTCGACCAGGCAGCCAATGCGGACTGGGATCTGATCGGTGCGGAGCGAACGGCGCTGCGCGGGTTCGGCAATGTTCTGTGGTATCCGACGGCTGCGGCACCGGTGTTTCTGGGCGATGGAGCGAAGCTGTTCCAGAGTGTCGGGCTGAACAAGCTGCGGCAGGCCGAGGCGACGGTGCGTATGCGGCTGACGGTGGAGTACGTCGGCGATGCGCCGGACGCTGCGTTCTTCTGTGGTCGGCGCGAGCAGCTGGTGAAGGTAAGTGAGAATCAGAATCTGCCGGTGGCTGAGTCGCCGGGAGTGGCTACGGCTGAGTTCACCGAGCGGCCGCTGGGATTTCGCGCGCTGAGTCTGTTTATCACTGACCGGGCGGGTACTGTGACGGACAACAGCCTGATCTCGGCGGTGACCGATCACTACGACGCGCTGCCGAGCTATAGTGCGGCCTCGACGAAGGTGCAGCCGCTGCTGGCCGAGTGGCTGGGAGCAGGTCCGCTGCGCATGCTGAACATCCTCGACCATGCGGGGCAGCCGTTTGAGGACGATGCTCTGCTGGTGGTGCCGATGCGTGCCGCGACGGCTGAGGTGCTGGCTCCTTCGCTGGTGCATTCGCTGAGCCATGCCTGGTTCGGCTCGGCTCATGTGTGGCTGGATGAGGGTGTGGCGCAGTTCGCTTCGCTGCTTTGGGTTGAGCAGGCACAGGGGCGCAAGGTTGCGGTGAAGCAACTGCAACAGACGGCGAATACGCTGGCCCTGGTGGAACCTGGTCCTTCTTCCGGCTCGTCCGTTGGAATGCCGAGTGGAACGTCGTCCAGTTCGTCGGCAGGCGCCTCCGACTCCGATGCCGGGCAAAGCCTGATTCTGGCCAGCGATGAGGTCTACTACCGGACCAAGGCTGCGGCTGTGCTTTGGATGCTGCGGTCGGTGGTGGGTGACGATGCGTTGAAGCGGGCGCTCGCGGCCTATCGGACCGACAAGATGGACAGCGATCCGAGGGAGTTTCAGCGGGTTCTGGAACGAAGCGCCAAACGGGATCTGGCGTGGTTTTTTGACGATTGGGTGTATCGCGACCGCGGGCTGCCGGACCTGAGCATCGCCAACGTGACGCCTCGTGCTCTCGACAAGATTGGAGACAAGGGCAAGGGGTTCCTGGTGTCGGTAGAGGTGAAGAACGACGGGGACGCGGCGGCGGAGGTGCCGGTGACGGTGCGGTCGGGGACGTTGACCTCCACGCAGAGGCTGCGGATCGCGGGACGGTCGAGCGCGTCGACCCGGCTGGTGTTCGAGGGGACGCCGGATGAGGTGATCGTCAATGACGGCAGCGTGCCGGAGGTGACGGCTTCGGTCCATACCAAGCAGATTGTGGCGCATTGA
- a CDS encoding AsmA family protein, producing MQKIDPIDELRTYEPSSDAAETDTAPSLSTHMLRRLLYLAFGILAVMLLVLLPPYISVNRYQRRIATSIGDSLGRPVHLDKVSLNLLPLPGFTLENFVVEEDPAFGSEPVIRANSVRATLRLSSLWSRRVEFSTISFTDPSVNLVHSSSGKWNLESILLHAAHISAAPTAQRQAGPAPRFPYIEATGARLNLKLDREKSPISLTEADFALWLPDPQQWHLRLSAHPLRTNTDVTDTGILELEGTLSRAPSLGQVPINLRGTWHNAPLGGVSRFLLGRDAGLRGEMTLTANAQGTVSNSQIQTRLRLTDARRADFVPAQPMNIDLQCLGEASGDFHAFDDLRCSWPPAGSPNPFNDAPILAVTGSVPDLLNPKSANLQIGTPGLPAATLLDWLRVASARVPANIAAAGALTGNLSYEPAPGSLPWKGDLLVTNASLINPQAGATSLVIGDVALHSTVQASTKAAPGKYRKPAPAISDGFQLVPVSLALGGKDPATLEGHLNAAGCTFHLTGMASTARLIALATALPQLGDGLAEILPTNRATGPYRIDLTATRPWGQPQTWTDTSPHLPAPRPHR from the coding sequence ATGCAGAAAATCGACCCCATCGACGAGCTTCGCACCTACGAGCCTTCCAGCGACGCCGCGGAGACAGACACCGCTCCGTCCCTCAGCACGCATATGCTTCGTCGCCTGCTCTACCTGGCCTTCGGAATTCTTGCCGTCATGCTGCTCGTTCTGCTCCCTCCCTACATCAGCGTCAACCGTTATCAACGCCGCATCGCCACCAGCATCGGCGACAGCCTCGGCCGCCCCGTCCATCTCGACAAGGTCTCCCTCAACCTCCTCCCCCTACCCGGCTTCACGCTCGAAAACTTCGTCGTTGAAGAAGACCCGGCCTTCGGCTCCGAGCCCGTCATCCGCGCCAACTCTGTCCGCGCCACCCTTCGGCTCAGCTCCCTCTGGAGCCGCCGCGTCGAGTTCTCCACCATCAGCTTCACCGACCCCAGCGTGAACCTCGTCCACAGCTCCTCAGGCAAGTGGAACCTCGAGAGCATCCTCCTCCACGCCGCCCACATCTCCGCCGCGCCCACCGCGCAGAGGCAAGCCGGCCCCGCCCCGCGCTTCCCCTACATCGAAGCCACCGGAGCCCGCCTCAACCTCAAACTCGACCGCGAAAAATCCCCCATCTCCCTCACCGAAGCCGACTTCGCCCTCTGGCTCCCCGACCCCCAGCAGTGGCATCTCCGCCTCTCCGCTCACCCCCTCCGTACCAACACCGATGTCACCGACACCGGCATCCTCGAGCTCGAAGGAACCCTCAGCCGCGCCCCCTCCCTCGGCCAGGTCCCGATCAACCTGCGCGGCACCTGGCATAACGCTCCTCTCGGCGGAGTCAGCCGCTTTCTCCTCGGGCGCGACGCCGGCCTGCGTGGCGAAATGACCCTCACCGCCAACGCGCAGGGCACCGTCAGCAACAGTCAGATACAAACCCGCCTCCGCCTCACCGACGCCCGCCGCGCTGACTTCGTGCCCGCCCAACCCATGAACATCGATCTCCAGTGCCTGGGCGAAGCCAGCGGCGACTTTCACGCCTTCGACGACCTCCGCTGCAGTTGGCCTCCCGCCGGCTCCCCCAACCCTTTCAACGACGCTCCCATCCTCGCGGTCACCGGCTCTGTTCCCGATCTCCTCAACCCGAAGTCCGCCAACCTGCAGATAGGAACCCCTGGCCTCCCCGCCGCAACCCTCCTCGATTGGCTGCGTGTAGCCAGCGCTCGCGTTCCTGCCAATATCGCAGCCGCAGGTGCCCTCACCGGCAATCTCTCCTACGAGCCCGCCCCCGGGTCATTGCCCTGGAAGGGCGATCTCCTCGTCACCAACGCCAGCCTCATCAACCCCCAAGCGGGCGCTACCTCTCTGGTCATCGGGGATGTCGCCCTCCACTCCACCGTGCAGGCCTCCACTAAAGCCGCACCGGGCAAATATCGCAAACCCGCCCCTGCCATATCCGATGGCTTTCAACTGGTTCCTGTCTCTCTCGCTCTCGGCGGTAAGGATCCCGCAACCCTTGAAGGCCACCTCAACGCCGCGGGCTGCACCTTTCATCTCACGGGCATGGCCTCCACAGCACGTCTGATAGCTCTCGCAACTGCGCTTCCGCAGCTAGGCGATGGCCTCGCCGAAATCCTGCCCACCAACCGCGCCACCGGCCCCTACCGCATCGACCTCACCGCCACCCGGCCCTGGGGCCAACCCCAAACCTGGACCGACACCTCACCCCACCTTCCAGCTCCCCGACCCCATCGCTAG
- the lepB gene encoding signal peptidase I, whose translation MPETITTEAATPDVAQQEQAETPLESLASICTVLAIGLFVMTFIFQNFEIPSASMVQTLLIGDHVLVDRISLAPPAKWAPFTFYRDVRRGDIIVFFKPGEPDLFLVKRTIGIPGDRIHLRNGVVYLNGVAQNEPYAGMPANDDNPQHAFDPYRDDFPAVPPDNYGNVTASWAYELPNHIQDGDLIVPPGKVFAMGDNRTESLDGRYWGFVPRENIVGRPLFVYWSFQTPADQINKQSIGERLGFMGHIIVHIFDETRWKRTLHLIK comes from the coding sequence TTGCCCGAAACCATCACCACCGAAGCCGCCACCCCCGACGTCGCCCAGCAGGAGCAGGCTGAAACTCCGTTAGAGTCCCTCGCCTCCATCTGTACCGTCCTCGCCATCGGTCTCTTCGTGATGACCTTCATCTTCCAGAACTTCGAGATCCCCTCCGCCTCCATGGTGCAGACCCTGCTCATCGGCGACCACGTCCTGGTAGACCGCATCTCCCTCGCCCCACCCGCAAAGTGGGCGCCCTTCACCTTCTATCGCGATGTCCGCCGCGGCGACATCATCGTCTTCTTCAAGCCCGGCGAGCCGGACCTCTTCCTCGTCAAGCGCACCATCGGCATCCCCGGCGACCGCATCCATCTCCGTAATGGCGTCGTTTACCTCAACGGCGTCGCGCAAAACGAGCCCTACGCCGGCATGCCCGCCAACGACGACAATCCCCAGCACGCCTTCGATCCCTACCGCGACGACTTTCCCGCCGTCCCGCCCGACAACTACGGCAACGTCACCGCCAGCTGGGCCTACGAGCTTCCCAACCACATTCAGGATGGCGACCTCATCGTCCCTCCCGGCAAGGTCTTCGCTATGGGCGACAACCGCACCGAAAGCCTCGACGGCCGCTACTGGGGCTTTGTCCCGCGCGAAAACATCGTAGGCCGCCCCCTCTTCGTCTACTGGTCCTTCCAAACTCCCGCCGACCAGATCAACAAGCAGAGCATCGGCGAGCGCCTCGGCTTCATGGGCCACATCATCGTCCACATCTTTGACGAGACACGCTGGAAGCGCACGCTTCATCTCATCAAGTAA
- a CDS encoding alginate lyase family protein translates to MRKTIYPSKTLPSTILPSRPSPLAIDRRRFCKAIALSALSSGGFLRGLAAAPTKSDAYRLVAKTDRERILKAGTLYLTQKPVTITSYHSDRSPGGVHDFFSQADYFWPNPKDPNGPFINRDGQSNPDNFNEHRKAMIALSIQMPALTSAWLLTGERRYGESACNHLRAWFISSETRMNPNLEFSQGVHGVSTGRSYGIIDTLHLVEVARAASLVAAKFLRKEETTALMGWFRDYLQWMKTSDKGQKERDALNNHAMCWALQAAEFARLIGDGETRSRVHRQYTDILLPNQLGADGSFPKELARTKPYSYSIFNFDVMACLCQSLKGAGQDLTIFKLADGRGLCKAAEFLYPYLKDKSTWPYPKDVEHFDSLPVRSPGLLFAGLACEKPEYLSVWKTEDPDPTDREIIRNYPVRQPLLWV, encoded by the coding sequence GTGAGAAAGACAATCTATCCTTCGAAGACTTTGCCCTCAACGATTTTGCCCTCAAGGCCTTCCCCCTTAGCGATCGACCGACGCCGGTTTTGCAAAGCTATCGCTCTGAGCGCTCTTTCGTCTGGAGGGTTCTTACGCGGGCTCGCTGCCGCGCCGACAAAGAGCGATGCCTATCGACTCGTCGCTAAGACCGATCGCGAGCGGATCCTGAAGGCGGGAACACTTTATCTGACGCAGAAGCCGGTGACGATCACCTCATATCACTCCGATCGCAGCCCGGGAGGCGTTCATGACTTTTTCTCGCAGGCGGACTACTTCTGGCCGAACCCCAAGGATCCGAATGGCCCGTTTATCAATCGGGACGGCCAGAGCAATCCCGATAACTTCAACGAGCACAGGAAGGCGATGATTGCGCTTTCAATCCAGATGCCGGCGCTGACGTCGGCATGGCTATTGACGGGAGAACGCCGCTATGGAGAGAGTGCCTGCAACCACCTGCGGGCATGGTTCATCTCGTCTGAGACGCGCATGAATCCGAACCTGGAGTTCTCGCAGGGAGTTCATGGCGTCTCCACCGGCCGCTCCTACGGAATCATCGACACGCTTCACCTCGTCGAGGTGGCCCGCGCAGCGAGTCTGGTTGCGGCCAAGTTTCTTCGAAAGGAAGAGACGACGGCTCTCATGGGTTGGTTCCGGGACTATCTCCAATGGATGAAGACCAGCGACAAGGGACAGAAAGAGCGGGATGCTTTGAACAATCACGCGATGTGCTGGGCGTTGCAGGCGGCGGAGTTCGCGCGGCTGATCGGAGATGGAGAGACGCGCAGCCGGGTACACCGGCAGTACACGGATATTCTTCTGCCGAATCAGCTGGGAGCGGATGGCTCCTTCCCCAAGGAGCTGGCGCGAACCAAGCCTTACAGCTACTCCATCTTTAACTTCGACGTGATGGCCTGCCTCTGCCAATCGCTCAAGGGCGCCGGGCAGGATTTGACGATCTTCAAGCTCGCCGACGGGCGCGGACTCTGTAAGGCAGCGGAGTTTCTCTATCCCTACTTGAAGGATAAAAGCACGTGGCCTTATCCGAAGGATGTGGAGCACTTTGACTCGCTGCCGGTGCGCTCTCCAGGGCTGTTGTTCGCAGGACTCGCCTGCGAAAAGCCGGAGTACCTCTCTGTTTGGAAGACCGAAGATCCGGACCCCACCGACAGGGAGATCATTCGCAACTATCCGGTTCGCCAGCCTTTGTTGTGGGTGTAG
- a CDS encoding protein kinase domain-containing protein, giving the protein MAEVNNALPLGELVGNNYEILGIAGAGGMGVVYRAWDSKLERQVALKFLPTLLNADVREREYFVLEARMASSLDHPNIGVIHGIEETADGRAFIVMGFYDGLSLARRIGKGPLSSIEAVDVAIQIALGLCEAHAHQIVHRDIKPSNVMLATSGAVKIVDFGLARLMSAETATASGIVGSIKYVSPEQALGHRTDQRTDIWSLGVVLAEMLTGRNPFERGAIPAILVAILNEPPQSLDGLPITLQGIIYRALSKDAEKRYQHCSEMLVDLRAARTELSNDSTGRRETADRKTTHRSHDIRKYVEQASVSTWSRAQKPRSRWLPLGLGLCVLALLASLFLIPQVRDRLFGSRISVGEEHIAVLPFTNIGNNPENEALSEGLVDTLSGKLSNLDVGNKALWVIPASEIRRLKVTDPAAALKTLGANLVINGSIRRDGTAINLNLNLINTENLRLIGSVDVVDQAGDLSALQDEAVSRLAHLMNLPVSAEMLRNTGGSVVPAAYENYLTALGYMQRYDKAGNLDKAINQLNESIKTDPKFALGYGQLGEAYRVKYQLDKNQHWLDEAQGNLERAIQLDGSLPAAYVTLGRIHDVSGKRELALQEFQHALTLDPRNALAVRGQARAYERSGRIPDAEAAYKKAVALKPDDWESYNLIGHFYDRQGRYPEAIKALQRALEMTPDNAEVYLNLGATYIDSGDATAFPAAEQALKRSIELEPSYPAYANLASLYLSQKRYKESAEVNEKALQINENDYMVWNNLLIANERLGDSSKAKTVRERIIPLLEQNIRLKPQDAQAHSLLAVMQAKSGMHEKSLEHAQTAVALLPDDTSILVNVAGVYEICGDRKQALRFLEMALHKGYPLSQLGDDPDMQGIMSDPEFHRSKP; this is encoded by the coding sequence ATGGCAGAGGTTAATAACGCTCTCCCCCTGGGAGAACTGGTTGGGAATAACTACGAGATTCTGGGCATCGCTGGCGCCGGCGGAATGGGTGTGGTTTATCGTGCATGGGATTCCAAGCTCGAGCGTCAGGTTGCGCTCAAATTTCTACCCACTCTGCTGAATGCTGACGTTCGGGAGAGGGAGTACTTTGTTCTCGAAGCACGAATGGCTTCGTCCCTCGATCACCCGAACATCGGCGTCATCCACGGCATCGAAGAGACGGCGGATGGCCGTGCGTTTATTGTGATGGGCTTCTATGATGGTCTCTCTCTGGCGCGGAGGATTGGCAAAGGTCCGCTGAGCTCGATAGAGGCTGTCGATGTTGCGATTCAGATTGCGCTCGGGCTGTGCGAAGCTCATGCGCATCAGATTGTGCATCGCGACATCAAGCCGTCGAACGTGATGCTGGCGACTTCAGGGGCTGTCAAGATCGTCGACTTTGGCTTGGCTCGTCTGATGAGCGCCGAGACGGCGACCGCAAGCGGAATCGTGGGATCGATCAAGTACGTGTCGCCGGAGCAGGCGCTGGGTCATCGAACGGATCAGCGAACAGATATATGGTCGCTTGGAGTGGTTCTGGCGGAGATGCTGACGGGGCGGAATCCCTTTGAGCGCGGTGCGATTCCGGCGATTCTGGTTGCGATCCTCAATGAGCCGCCGCAGTCGCTGGACGGTTTGCCGATCACATTGCAGGGGATTATCTATCGCGCACTCTCGAAGGATGCCGAGAAGAGGTATCAGCACTGCTCGGAGATGCTGGTGGATCTGCGGGCCGCGCGAACAGAGCTTTCGAACGACTCCACCGGCCGAAGAGAGACGGCTGATAGAAAGACTACGCATCGGTCCCATGACATCCGCAAGTATGTGGAGCAGGCTTCCGTCTCTACCTGGTCCAGGGCGCAAAAGCCTCGGAGCAGATGGCTGCCGCTGGGCCTCGGCCTCTGTGTGCTCGCCTTATTGGCTAGCCTGTTTCTCATTCCCCAAGTCCGCGACCGGCTTTTTGGTTCACGAATCAGCGTGGGGGAAGAGCACATCGCGGTTCTTCCGTTTACCAACATTGGGAACAATCCGGAGAACGAAGCGCTGAGTGAGGGACTGGTAGATACGCTGTCCGGGAAGCTCTCCAACCTTGATGTTGGCAACAAGGCGCTGTGGGTGATTCCGGCGAGTGAGATCCGGCGTCTCAAAGTGACGGACCCTGCCGCTGCGCTCAAGACGCTTGGCGCAAATCTGGTGATCAACGGGAGCATTCGACGTGATGGGACCGCGATAAACCTCAACCTCAACCTGATCAATACAGAGAATCTTCGGCTGATCGGTTCGGTCGATGTTGTGGATCAGGCGGGAGACCTCTCTGCTCTGCAGGATGAGGCCGTGTCAAGACTGGCGCACCTGATGAACCTGCCTGTCTCCGCCGAGATGCTGCGCAATACCGGTGGATCGGTTGTGCCTGCGGCCTATGAGAACTACCTGACTGCGCTGGGCTATATGCAGCGTTACGACAAAGCGGGAAACCTGGATAAGGCGATCAACCAACTGAATGAGTCGATCAAGACCGATCCGAAGTTCGCGCTGGGGTACGGCCAGCTTGGAGAGGCGTATCGAGTCAAATATCAACTGGATAAGAATCAACATTGGCTGGACGAAGCCCAGGGAAACCTTGAGAGGGCGATACAACTCGACGGCAGTCTGCCTGCGGCCTACGTCACCCTCGGCCGAATCCATGACGTGAGTGGGAAGCGCGAGCTTGCGCTGCAAGAGTTTCAACACGCTCTCACACTCGATCCGCGAAACGCACTGGCGGTGCGAGGGCAGGCACGCGCCTATGAGCGCTCCGGCCGCATCCCCGACGCAGAGGCTGCTTACAAAAAGGCGGTCGCGCTGAAACCGGACGATTGGGAGAGCTATAACCTGATCGGCCACTTCTATGACCGTCAGGGGAGGTATCCGGAGGCGATCAAGGCGTTGCAGAGAGCGCTTGAGATGACACCCGACAATGCGGAGGTGTATCTCAATCTGGGCGCAACCTATATCGATTCGGGCGACGCTACGGCATTTCCGGCAGCCGAGCAAGCTCTGAAGAGATCGATCGAACTGGAGCCCAGTTACCCGGCGTATGCAAATCTGGCGAGTCTTTACCTTTCGCAGAAAAGATATAAGGAGTCAGCAGAGGTGAATGAGAAAGCTCTGCAAATAAACGAAAACGACTATATGGTTTGGAATAATCTGCTCATCGCTAATGAACGGCTTGGTGACAGCTCAAAAGCAAAGACAGTGCGGGAACGAATCATCCCTTTGCTCGAGCAAAATATCCGACTGAAACCTCAAGATGCGCAAGCGCACTCTTTGTTAGCGGTGATGCAGGCCAAGAGCGGGATGCATGAGAAGTCGCTGGAGCATGCCCAGACTGCAGTAGCTCTCTTGCCGGATGATACAAGCATCCTGGTCAACGTCGCAGGGGTCTACGAGATCTGCGGTGATCGCAAGCAGGCATTGCGTTTTCTTGAGATGGCTCTGCATAAAGGCTATCCTTTGAGTCAACTCGGAGATGATCCGGATATGCAGGGAATCATGAGTGACCCCGAATTTCATCGCAGCAAACCTTAA
- a CDS encoding acyl-CoA desaturase: protein MATLVTQPQKAGSPPIVEVVQAKSAEFNWVFFVVIAAFHVGAVAALFTFHWSCLVVFLVMWIFGQNVGIAISYHRQLTHRGFTTPKWLEYAMAICGSMALQGSPTYWVSVHRMHHQYTDKPGDPHSPRDGKWWSHMGWILRGSLHSETTTLSRYVPDLERDPFYRWLAVWHWVPITLAGAALLAGGTALGGWKLGLSWLLWGTFLRITIGFHTTWLVNSATHLWGSRRFKTRDDSTNNWWVALLTGGEGWHNNHHAHPVSASHGMAWWELDFNYWGIRLLEVLGLAKNVKVTHLEHPDRVNEL from the coding sequence ATGGCAACTCTTGTAACGCAACCGCAAAAAGCTGGCAGTCCCCCAATCGTCGAAGTGGTACAGGCGAAGTCGGCGGAGTTCAACTGGGTGTTCTTTGTCGTCATCGCGGCGTTTCACGTGGGAGCCGTTGCGGCACTGTTTACCTTCCATTGGTCGTGTCTTGTCGTGTTTCTGGTGATGTGGATCTTCGGTCAGAACGTAGGCATCGCCATCAGCTATCACCGCCAACTCACGCATCGCGGCTTCACCACGCCCAAGTGGTTGGAGTATGCCATGGCTATCTGTGGCAGCATGGCGCTGCAGGGCAGTCCAACGTACTGGGTTTCTGTACACCGTATGCACCACCAGTACACCGATAAGCCGGGCGATCCGCACTCTCCCCGCGATGGCAAATGGTGGTCGCACATGGGCTGGATTCTGCGCGGCTCTCTTCACAGCGAGACCACCACGCTCTCCCGCTATGTCCCCGATCTGGAACGCGATCCCTTCTACCGCTGGCTGGCGGTCTGGCACTGGGTCCCGATCACCCTCGCAGGTGCTGCTCTGCTGGCTGGCGGCACTGCTCTCGGTGGATGGAAGCTGGGCCTCTCCTGGCTGCTCTGGGGAACATTTCTTCGCATCACCATCGGCTTTCACACTACGTGGCTGGTCAACTCTGCGACGCATCTGTGGGGCTCACGCCGCTTCAAAACGCGTGACGACTCAACCAATAACTGGTGGGTCGCCCTCTTAACCGGCGGAGAAGGCTGGCACAACAATCACCATGCCCATCCTGTATCCGCCAGCCACGGCATGGCCTGGTGGGAGCTGGACTTCAACTACTGGGGCATCAGACTATTGGAAGTGCTCGGCCTGGCGAAGAACGTGAAAGTGACGCATCTCGAGCATCCCGATCGGGTCAACGAGCTCTGA
- a CDS encoding elongation factor P produces MAALIDAIDVKRKMFFEFENVPFCCLESDISTPTARGGQTLVRLRMRNMLTRAVFDKTFKASDKFKEPDLQTVGASYLYSDVDGSYFLDQESFETLSLSDEMVGDALDLMVEGVLIQIDKYNGNPIGLQLPLQVELSVTYTEPGVRGDTSSGSVTKPAKLETGVEIRVPLFIKEGEKIKVNTETREFAGRA; encoded by the coding sequence ATGGCTGCATTAATCGACGCCATCGACGTAAAACGCAAGATGTTCTTCGAGTTTGAAAACGTTCCGTTCTGCTGCCTGGAGTCGGATATCTCCACCCCGACAGCCCGGGGCGGCCAGACGCTAGTCCGTCTGAGAATGCGCAACATGCTTACACGCGCAGTCTTCGATAAGACGTTCAAGGCCAGCGACAAGTTCAAGGAGCCGGACCTGCAGACGGTCGGAGCATCCTATCTCTACAGCGACGTAGATGGCTCGTACTTTCTGGACCAGGAGAGCTTTGAGACTCTCTCCCTCAGTGACGAGATGGTAGGGGATGCTCTGGACCTGATGGTGGAGGGGGTTCTGATCCAGATCGACAAATATAACGGCAATCCAATCGGGTTGCAGTTGCCGCTGCAGGTGGAGCTGTCTGTCACTTACACCGAACCGGGCGTTCGCGGCGACACTTCGAGCGGAAGCGTGACCAAGCCAGCCAAACTGGAGACAGGTGTGGAGATTCGCGTACCGTTGTTCATCAAAGAAGGCGAAAAGATCAAGGTGAACACAGAGACCCGAGAGTTCGCCGGGCGGGCTTGA